The proteins below are encoded in one region of Nitrospira sp. SG-bin1:
- a CDS encoding ATP-binding protein yields the protein MGRPYDLAAKQAKPGWLLYDSKDLVTHAVCVGMTGSGKTGLCLALLEEAAIDNIPAIIIDPKGDLGNLMLTFPSLKGEDFQPWINEDDARNKGLSPADYAKAQAELWTKGLAGWQQDGARIQRLRDSADVVIYTPGSNAGLPVSILKSFAAPAADVREDAELLRERISTTVTSLLGLLGIEADPIQSREHILLSTILDQTWKKEEDLDLASLIQAIQSPPVAKIGVMDVDSFFPSKERFALAMKLNNLLAAPGFQTWLEGEALDIQSIMYTPAGKPRLAIFSIAHLNDAERMFFVTLLLSQMVGWMRAQSGTTSLRALLYMDEIFGYFPPVSNPPSKLPLMTLLKQARAFGLGVVLATQNPVDLDYKGLANTGTWFIGRLQTERDKARVLEGLEGASSSAGKKFDRGRMEQTLAGLGNRIFLMNNVHEDEPVVFETRWCLSYLRGPLTRTQIKTLMEPVRRETSNVKRETSGARHSALSTQSSALTSRPMLPPDVPQHFVPLRGTKPEGSELVYAPMLLGSSQVRFSDSKSGIDTTQGMTVLVPMADGPVAIDWDKAIAAELTVADLEREPEADAQFLALPAGAGKAKSYADWNKDFAGWLFRTQKVELFKSPSTKEVSHPGESERDFRVRLQQTGREQRDKVTESLRQRYASKMATLQDRIRRAELAKEKQQAEARSSQVQAAISVGASILGAFLGRKTISASNIGRATTAVRSAGRVMKESKDVGAAEENVAALQQQLAELEAQFKSESDALAAATDPLNEKLETISIKPTKSNIAVKLVALAWTPHWRDAEGRLTPGWT from the coding sequence ATGGGACGGCCGTACGATCTGGCGGCCAAACAGGCCAAGCCGGGATGGCTTCTCTACGATTCAAAAGATCTGGTGACGCACGCCGTCTGCGTCGGCATGACGGGCAGTGGCAAGACGGGTCTGTGCCTGGCCCTCCTCGAAGAAGCGGCCATCGATAATATTCCCGCGATCATCATCGATCCCAAAGGCGACCTTGGCAATTTAATGCTAACGTTCCCAAGCCTGAAGGGCGAAGACTTCCAGCCTTGGATCAACGAAGACGATGCGCGCAACAAGGGTTTGTCGCCGGCCGACTACGCCAAGGCACAGGCTGAGCTGTGGACAAAAGGCCTGGCCGGTTGGCAACAGGACGGCGCGCGCATCCAACGGCTCCGCGATTCCGCCGATGTGGTGATCTACACGCCGGGCAGCAATGCCGGATTGCCGGTCTCCATCCTCAAATCGTTCGCGGCGCCGGCCGCCGATGTGCGTGAGGATGCGGAGTTGCTGCGCGAACGCATCAGCACGACGGTGACGAGCTTGCTCGGCTTGCTCGGTATCGAAGCCGATCCGATCCAGAGCCGCGAGCACATTCTCCTGTCCACGATTCTCGATCAGACTTGGAAGAAAGAAGAAGATCTGGATTTGGCCTCGTTGATTCAGGCGATTCAATCGCCGCCTGTCGCCAAGATCGGCGTGATGGATGTCGATTCCTTCTTTCCGTCGAAAGAGCGCTTCGCCCTCGCGATGAAGCTCAATAATCTCCTGGCCGCGCCGGGGTTCCAGACCTGGCTGGAAGGCGAGGCGCTGGATATTCAGTCGATCATGTATACCCCTGCCGGGAAACCGAGGCTGGCGATCTTTTCTATCGCGCATCTGAACGATGCGGAGCGCATGTTCTTCGTCACGTTATTGCTGAGTCAAATGGTCGGATGGATGCGGGCGCAATCCGGCACTACCAGCCTGCGCGCCTTGCTCTATATGGATGAGATCTTCGGCTACTTTCCACCTGTCTCGAATCCGCCATCCAAGCTGCCGTTGATGACGCTACTCAAACAGGCGCGCGCATTCGGCCTCGGGGTCGTGTTGGCGACACAAAATCCGGTCGATCTCGATTACAAGGGCTTGGCCAACACCGGCACCTGGTTCATCGGACGATTGCAGACGGAGCGGGACAAGGCGCGGGTGCTGGAAGGATTGGAAGGGGCTTCCAGCAGCGCCGGGAAGAAGTTCGATCGCGGTCGGATGGAGCAAACGCTGGCCGGGCTCGGCAATCGGATCTTCCTCATGAATAACGTGCATGAGGACGAACCGGTCGTGTTTGAGACTCGCTGGTGTCTGTCCTACCTCCGGGGACCTCTGACCAGGACGCAGATCAAGACGCTCATGGAGCCGGTAAGGCGTGAAACGTCAAACGTGAAACGTGAAACGTCCGGGGCTCGACACTCAGCACTCAGCACTCAGTCCTCAGCACTGACATCTCGTCCCATGCTGCCTCCCGATGTCCCGCAGCATTTCGTGCCGCTCCGTGGAACCAAGCCGGAGGGAAGTGAATTGGTCTATGCGCCGATGCTGCTCGGCTCATCGCAGGTCCGTTTTTCCGACTCAAAGAGCGGGATCGATACCACGCAAGGCATGACGGTCCTGGTACCCATGGCCGACGGGCCTGTGGCCATCGATTGGGATAAGGCGATCGCAGCAGAGTTGACTGTGGCGGATCTTGAAAGAGAGCCAGAAGCTGATGCCCAGTTTCTTGCCCTTCCCGCCGGTGCGGGCAAAGCGAAGAGTTATGCCGATTGGAACAAGGATTTCGCCGGCTGGCTCTTTCGCACTCAAAAAGTCGAGTTGTTCAAGAGCCCCAGCACCAAAGAGGTGTCTCACCCAGGCGAGTCCGAGCGGGATTTCCGGGTGCGATTGCAGCAAACCGGACGTGAGCAGCGCGATAAGGTAACGGAATCGCTGCGCCAAAGATATGCCTCGAAGATGGCGACGCTTCAAGACCGAATCAGGCGGGCGGAGCTGGCGAAGGAGAAGCAACAGGCCGAAGCGCGTTCCAGCCAAGTGCAGGCGGCGATTTCCGTCGGCGCCTCCATTCTTGGGGCTTTTCTTGGACGGAAGACGATCAGTGCCTCGAACATCGGCCGGGCCACGACCGCGGTCCGCAGTGCCGGCCGGGTCATGAAAGAGTCGAAAGATGTGGGAGCGGCAGAAGAGAACGTCGCCGCGCTTCAACAGCAATTGGCCGAACTCGAAGCGCAATTTAAATCGGAAAGCGACGCGCTGGCCGCCGCGACCGATCCCTTGAACGAAAAGCTTGAAACGATTTCCATCAAGCCCACCAAGTCCAACATCGCCGTGAAACTCGTGGCCCTCGCCTGGACGCCGCACTGGCGGGATGCTGAAGGCAGGCTCACACCTGGCTGGACGTAA
- the uvrA gene encoding ABC-ATPase UvrA (The UvrABC repair system catalyzes the recognition and processing of DNA lesions. UvrA is an ATPase and a DNA-binding protein. A damage recognition complex composed of 2 uvrA and 2 uvrB subunits scans DNA for abnormalities. When the presence of a lesion has been verified by uvrB, the uvrA molecules dissociate) — MGNSIVIKGAREHNLKNIDVEIPRDKLVVITGLSGSGKSSLAFDTIYAEGQRRYVESLSAYARQFLEQMGKPDVDSIEGLSPAISIEQKSTSHNPRSTVGTVTEIYDYLRLLFARVGRPYCFQCGDEITAQTVQQMVDAIAALPEGEKFQILAPIVRGRKGEYRKELLEMRKAGYVRARVDGKLVDLGEDITLDKQKKHTIEIIVDRLVMKPGDALMRRLADSVEIAVRLAGGLVGVLTEDGQSRLYSDRLACIKCGVSYPEVTPRVFSFNSPHGACPACDGIGYAVTPGCPEEEDLTLLEPCSVCHGARLRPESLSIKLAKKSIAEVTSLSVRAAADFFVSLKFSDRELVIAHRILKEIRERLGFLVNVGLDYLTLDRAAATLSGGEGQRIRLATQIGSGLVGVLYILDEPSIGLHQRDNRRLLQTLLRLRDLGNTVVVVEHDTETMIAADHILDMGPGAGSHGGHVVAQGTPQQIMGDPSSLTGQYLRGAQAVSVPRRERKAKGMLSVVGAQKHNLKNVTARISLGLLTCVTGVSGSGKSTLVLEVLFHSLSQMLYHKKPKIDGCKELKGVDALDKVIDIDQSPIGRTPRSNPATYTGLFGYIRDLYSNLPESRVRGYKPGRYSFNVKGGRCEACQGDGLIKIEMHFLPDVYVTCEVCKGQRYNRETLEILHKGKSIADVLNMTVDDALEFFEHIPLIKAKLQTLHDVGLHYVKLGQSATTLSGGEAQRVKLSRELSKRATGRTMYILDEPTTGLHFADVQRLLDVLDRLVEAGNTVLVIEHNLDVIKNADWIIDLGPEGGDRGGEIVAEGPPKEIAKSKRSYTGQVLREAGL, encoded by the coding sequence ATGGGCAACTCGATCGTCATCAAAGGCGCGCGGGAACACAATCTCAAGAATATCGACGTGGAGATTCCACGCGACAAGCTGGTCGTGATCACCGGCTTGAGCGGGTCGGGCAAGTCGTCGCTGGCCTTCGATACGATTTATGCGGAAGGTCAGCGCCGGTACGTCGAATCGCTGTCGGCCTATGCGCGACAGTTCCTCGAACAGATGGGCAAGCCGGACGTGGATTCGATCGAAGGCCTGTCTCCCGCGATTTCCATCGAGCAAAAGAGTACCAGCCACAATCCACGGTCCACAGTCGGCACGGTCACGGAAATCTACGATTATCTTCGACTGCTCTTTGCCCGTGTCGGACGGCCCTATTGTTTTCAATGCGGAGATGAGATTACCGCACAGACTGTCCAGCAGATGGTCGATGCGATCGCCGCTCTGCCGGAAGGCGAGAAGTTTCAGATTCTGGCGCCGATCGTCCGCGGGCGGAAGGGAGAATATCGCAAGGAACTGCTGGAGATGCGAAAGGCCGGCTATGTCCGCGCCCGCGTCGATGGCAAGCTTGTCGATCTGGGCGAGGACATCACACTCGATAAGCAGAAAAAGCACACGATCGAGATCATCGTCGATCGATTGGTGATGAAACCCGGCGATGCCCTCATGCGCCGGCTGGCCGATTCCGTCGAAATAGCGGTGAGGTTGGCCGGCGGACTGGTCGGAGTGCTGACCGAAGACGGCCAAAGCAGGCTCTACAGCGACCGGCTGGCTTGCATCAAATGCGGGGTCAGTTACCCGGAAGTCACACCCCGGGTCTTTTCCTTCAATAGCCCACATGGCGCCTGTCCGGCTTGTGACGGTATCGGTTATGCCGTGACACCCGGTTGCCCGGAAGAAGAGGACCTCACCCTGCTGGAACCCTGCTCCGTCTGCCATGGCGCAAGGCTGAGGCCTGAAAGTCTGTCTATTAAACTGGCTAAGAAGTCGATTGCCGAAGTCACCAGCCTCTCGGTCCGTGCCGCCGCTGACTTCTTCGTGTCGCTGAAGTTTTCCGATCGGGAGCTGGTGATCGCGCATCGAATCCTGAAGGAAATTCGTGAGCGGTTGGGCTTCCTCGTCAATGTGGGCCTGGACTATCTGACCCTCGATCGGGCGGCAGCGACCTTGTCCGGCGGCGAAGGGCAACGGATTCGGTTAGCGACGCAAATCGGGTCCGGCCTGGTCGGCGTGTTGTACATCCTTGATGAGCCATCCATCGGATTGCACCAGCGCGACAATCGCCGATTGTTACAGACATTGCTGAGATTACGGGACCTTGGGAATACCGTCGTCGTGGTCGAGCACGATACGGAGACCATGATCGCAGCTGATCATATTCTCGATATGGGCCCGGGCGCCGGTTCACACGGTGGGCATGTCGTGGCGCAAGGGACGCCTCAGCAGATCATGGGTGATCCAAGCTCATTGACCGGCCAGTATTTGCGTGGGGCGCAGGCGGTGTCGGTGCCGCGGCGGGAGCGGAAAGCCAAGGGCATGCTGTCCGTGGTCGGGGCGCAGAAGCATAATCTCAAGAATGTTACGGCACGCATTTCTCTTGGACTGTTGACCTGTGTTACGGGGGTGTCCGGATCGGGCAAGAGCACACTGGTCCTGGAAGTCTTGTTCCATTCCCTCTCGCAGATGCTGTACCACAAGAAGCCCAAGATCGATGGCTGTAAAGAATTAAAAGGCGTCGATGCGCTCGATAAGGTCATCGATATCGATCAATCGCCGATCGGCCGAACTCCCCGCTCGAACCCAGCCACCTACACGGGCCTGTTCGGCTACATCCGCGATCTTTACTCCAACCTGCCGGAGTCTCGCGTCCGCGGCTATAAGCCGGGGCGGTACAGCTTCAACGTGAAAGGCGGCCGCTGCGAAGCCTGCCAAGGTGATGGGCTCATCAAGATCGAAATGCATTTCCTGCCCGATGTCTATGTGACCTGCGAGGTATGCAAGGGGCAACGCTACAACCGCGAAACGCTCGAAATCCTCCACAAAGGGAAGAGCATCGCCGATGTGCTGAATATGACGGTGGACGACGCATTGGAGTTTTTCGAACATATCCCACTAATCAAGGCAAAACTTCAGACCCTGCACGATGTCGGCCTGCATTATGTGAAGCTCGGCCAGTCGGCGACGACGCTCTCCGGCGGCGAAGCCCAGCGGGTAAAGCTGTCGCGGGAGCTTTCCAAACGCGCGACCGGGCGGACCATGTACATCCTCGATGAACCGACGACCGGCCTGCATTTCGCCGATGTGCAGCGGTTGCTCGATGTGCTGGATCGACTCGTAGAAGCCGGCAACACAGTGCTGGTGATCGAACACAACTTGGATGTCATCAAGAATGCCGACTGGATCATCGACCTGGGTCCGGAGGGCGGCGATCGCGGCGGCGAGATCGTGGCAGAGGGACCGCCCAAAGAAATCGCCAAGTCGAAGCGGTCGTATACGGGGCAGGTGTTGAGGGAAGCAGGGCTGTAA